Proteins encoded in a region of the Vicia villosa cultivar HV-30 ecotype Madison, WI linkage group LG5, Vvil1.0, whole genome shotgun sequence genome:
- the LOC131605870 gene encoding uncharacterized protein LOC131605870, translated as MLTALSRFVAKSAQHALPFFKLLQKEATFEWSEECEQALSHLKQVLSKPPVLSRPGDNEILYLYLAVSNEAVSAALIRETEDGQKSVYFTSKALQGPEVRYQQIEKVALALITAAMRLRYYFLAHTIVVRTDQPIKQLLTRPDMAGRMLKWSLELSEFDIQYESRKALKAQALADFIAEMTSITNSPAPAENKWTIYVDGASSSSGSGAGIILENDEGLIIEVSLVLSFTTSNNQAEYEALLAGLQLAEDVGAREDELPSDVKEASAIKRRVCSYTIVENKLYRRGFSIPLLKCIDKSSQPLQVLAIGDDHCWMTPVYNFLTKDELPSDVKEASTIKRRACSYTIVENKLYRRGFSIPHLKCVDASQALEYFKSFMKGSTVNTSAADH; from the exons agcaAGCGCTATCCCACCTAAAGCAAGTGCTCTCAAAACCGCCCGTCCTCTCCCGGCCTGGCGACAACGAGATCTTATATCTCTACCTGGCCGTTTCAAACGAGGCGGTCAGTGCGGCCTTGATCCGAGAGACTGAAGACGGGCAGAAGTCCGTATACTTCACTAGCAAggccctacaagggcccgaggtgcgataccaacaAATCGAAAAAGTCGCGCTGGCCCTAATAACTGCGGCCATGAGGCtaaggtactacttcctcgcccataccATCGTCGTCCGAACAGATCAGCCCATTAAACAACTTCTCacccgaccagacatggccggaagAATGTTAAAGTGGTCCCTCGAACTATCCgaattcgacatacaatacgaaaGCAGGAAAGCGCTGAAAGCTCAGGCACTGGCTGATTTCATAGCCGAGATGACTTCAATCACTAACTCCCCGGCACCCGCtgagaataagtggaccatctacgtagatggcgcctcgAGTAGCTCGGGGAGCGGAGCCGGCATTATCCTAGAAAACGACGAAGGGCTTATCATAGAAGTATCCTTGGTTTTGTCTTTcaccacgtcgaacaaccaggccgaatacgaaGCTCTCCTGGCGGGCTTACAACTCGCCGAAGACGTGGGTGCTCGGGAG GACGAACTTCCCTCTGACGTGAAGGAAGCCTCAGCAATCAAAAGACGAGTCTGCTCGTACACTATCGTCGAGAATAAACTATACCGACGAGGTTTCTCCATTCCTCTCCTTAAATGTATTGACAAGAGCTCACAACCCTTACAAGTACTCGCCATCGGCGACGAccactgctggatgaccccggtatatAACTTCCTCACGAAGGACGAACTTCCCTCTGACGTGAAGGAAGCCTCAACAATCAAAagacgagcctgctcgtacactatCGTCGAGAATAAACTATACCGACGAGGTTTCTCCATTCCTCACCTTAAATGTGTCGACGCCTCGCAAGCACTCGAATACTTTAAGAGCTTCATGAAGGGATCAACGGTCAACACCTCGGCGGCCGATCACTAG